The proteins below come from a single Iocasia fonsfrigidae genomic window:
- a CDS encoding TolC family protein → MRNNCIPKNLLILLLTLLLINLSCSVFAAKQIKIDLETAVTMALENNLDLKIAKVELARVSLEYQQNKASNLVNVSRYNDLEAEINLKSAQNTYQNTKYQVITDTIKQYTGLWLATYDLRVKTKQLEVRKRLVKEARAQYKIGNIGTTDLIEKENDYSDTKLALETATEDYQQYIRELKRSLDLGEEAELVLADLSSENSWQITEDQAVSTALKNSLELILKEKNLELAQIDAERAKISDAELDKKIKDKKVAAARLDKKNTGDELENSVREDYHDFKESIGKLLLLKISGMKPRKNIK, encoded by the coding sequence ATGAGAAATAATTGTATCCCAAAAAATTTATTAATCCTCTTATTAACACTGTTATTAATAAATTTATCCTGCTCTGTATTTGCTGCTAAACAGATTAAGATAGATCTTGAAACAGCAGTAACTATGGCCCTAGAAAATAATCTGGATTTAAAAATAGCTAAGGTAGAGTTAGCCAGGGTCAGTTTAGAGTATCAGCAGAATAAAGCCAGCAATCTAGTCAATGTTTCCCGCTATAATGATTTAGAAGCAGAAATAAATTTAAAATCAGCCCAGAATACATATCAAAATACTAAATACCAGGTAATTACTGATACCATAAAACAGTATACTGGACTCTGGCTGGCTACTTATGATTTAAGAGTAAAAACAAAGCAGTTAGAAGTGAGGAAACGTCTGGTGAAAGAGGCCAGAGCTCAATATAAAATTGGCAATATTGGAACGACTGATTTAATTGAAAAAGAAAACGATTATAGTGATACCAAGTTAGCTCTGGAAACAGCTACTGAGGATTACCAGCAGTATATTAGAGAATTAAAAAGGAGTCTGGATCTGGGAGAAGAAGCTGAATTAGTTCTGGCTGACCTTAGTTCTGAAAACAGCTGGCAAATTACGGAAGACCAGGCGGTTTCTACTGCTTTAAAAAATAGTCTTGAGCTTATTTTAAAAGAAAAAAATTTAGAATTAGCCCAGATAGATGCTGAAAGAGCAAAGATATCTGATGCTGAACTTGATAAGAAAATTAAGGACAAAAAAGTAGCAGCTGCTAGATTAGATAAGAAAAATACCGGTGATGAGCTGGAAAATAGTGTTCGAGAGGACTACCATGATTTTAAAGAGTCGATAGGAAAATTGCTCTTACTAAAGATATCTGGGATGAAACCCAGGAAGAATATAAAATAA
- a CDS encoding efflux RND transporter periplasmic adaptor subunit: MLTINTKKEKNKKIIMSSIIILIIIMGIFLIKNNSQVREKEAVAPQATVTNKVAVQIQKPKILTETPGKTYHANIIAYQEGIVSSKTSGQVKEILFENGKNVLKGDPLIVLDDQDLKSQLKAAENQLIIANNQLAAARVELEKLEINLAEAQEDYDKTKTLFTQGAITKSQMDDMKTSLKLAKSNLTAGKIAVDISKGDLKTAEIKISTLKDSLENTVIKAPISGVMDAKNVNLGQMVIAESGGILARVKDISSLYAVIKIEQQNMNRIETGKQVLIKLNQENETVLKGTIKEISISADPSSRTFNCKVLVNNQKHLLHPGDFIKVEVPGTQELKILAIPLTALAGDERNYYIFVNEQGIARRRNVTIGQIIKNMVEISSGLSSEDDLICTNVNTLQDGDQIIVISPNLEEDNKNEK, translated from the coding sequence TTGTTAACAATTAACACAAAAAAAGAAAAAAACAAAAAAATTATTATGTCCAGTATTATTATTCTCATCATTATTATGGGAATATTTCTTATTAAAAATAACAGTCAGGTAAGAGAGAAAGAAGCAGTTGCCCCTCAGGCCACTGTAACAAATAAGGTTGCTGTACAAATACAGAAACCAAAAATACTAACAGAAACGCCGGGTAAAACATATCACGCCAATATTATAGCATATCAAGAAGGGATTGTGAGCAGTAAAACATCTGGCCAAGTTAAAGAAATATTATTTGAAAATGGTAAAAATGTTTTAAAAGGTGACCCCTTAATTGTTTTAGATGATCAAGATCTAAAAAGTCAGTTAAAGGCAGCAGAAAACCAACTGATTATAGCTAATAATCAATTAGCAGCTGCCCGGGTAGAGCTTGAAAAACTTGAAATTAATCTGGCAGAGGCTCAGGAAGATTATGATAAAACTAAAACCCTTTTTACACAGGGGGCTATTACCAAGTCCCAAATGGATGATATGAAAACATCTCTGAAGCTGGCAAAGTCAAATTTAACTGCCGGAAAAATTGCTGTTGATATTTCGAAAGGGGATCTTAAAACAGCAGAAATAAAGATCAGTACTTTAAAAGACTCTCTTGAAAATACAGTAATAAAAGCACCGATTAGTGGGGTAATGGATGCAAAAAATGTGAATTTAGGACAGATGGTTATAGCTGAATCAGGAGGAATACTGGCTAGAGTAAAAGATATTAGTTCTTTATATGCAGTCATTAAGATTGAACAGCAGAATATGAACAGGATAGAGACTGGAAAACAAGTCTTAATTAAATTAAATCAGGAAAATGAAACTGTATTGAAGGGAACAATAAAAGAAATCTCTATTTCAGCAGACCCTTCATCGAGAACTTTTAATTGTAAAGTATTAGTGAATAATCAAAAACATTTACTCCATCCAGGTGATTTTATCAAGGTTGAAGTTCCTGGAACCCAAGAGCTAAAAATTTTAGCGATTCCTTTAACAGCTTTAGCTGGTGATGAGAGGAATTATTATATTTTTGTCAATGAGCAGGGAATAGCCCGCAGACGTAATGTTACTATTGGGCAAATTATTAAAAATATGGTGGAGATCAGTTCTGGTCTAAGTAGTGAAGATGATCTTATCTGTACAAATGTAAATACCTTACAGGATGGCGACCAGATAATAGTTATTTCACCAAATTTAGAGGAGGATAATAAAAATGAGAAATAA
- a CDS encoding TolC family protein: MEVLRANKKLVMVLIMLFIIASSTVISAKELSLKEVIEIGLENNSEIRLAREDVEELQRNLAIILARQDWQVDLAADYSYLDRDLTEKSGMDLSISKSFSSGFTLNPTISVIQDEFGSDDYTIEVSQPLLASLPTDLQQDYFRNSKNLLAAEKNLNQQKSSQILSWLDDYLHLCRMIEKRDMYNKAVEKAQENLAQVLQEQKIGEAGKNDLLTAQVSLQEAQYVLEDTKKELEEGKLSLANALGLSGEQTIKISSNISLISEIKEKVNQLTVEHLKQTDLLKLVENNSYDVYANLIEKEILQQELAWLKKDNLPELNLIGGYSNEGNEYSGDDIDGYYLGFSTSYTFYDSGEHALKLKDKEAEISSNQQDYQDLINNLKEKLKEYLNTIELAKMNLEKQELTVEKNKHELAIAEQQLAIGYIDYLEYQEYYLDAMESEVELASLKDQLFINNFKFVNFINLSSNDIINIFTE; this comes from the coding sequence ATGGAAGTGCTGAGAGCAAATAAAAAACTGGTCATGGTTTTAATAATGTTATTCATAATTGCCAGTTCAACAGTAATTTCTGCTAAAGAATTATCCCTGAAAGAAGTGATTGAAATAGGTTTAGAAAATAATAGTGAGATTCGCTTGGCCCGGGAAGATGTAGAAGAACTGCAAAGAAATTTAGCTATAATCCTGGCCCGGCAAGATTGGCAGGTTGATCTGGCTGCAGATTACTCATATTTGGATCGTGATCTGACGGAAAAAAGTGGGATGGATCTTTCGATAAGTAAATCTTTCTCTTCTGGTTTTACTCTAAATCCTACAATAAGTGTTATTCAGGACGAATTTGGTTCAGATGATTATACAATCGAAGTCAGTCAACCCTTGCTGGCTTCATTACCTACTGATTTACAGCAGGATTATTTTAGAAATAGCAAAAATTTACTGGCGGCAGAAAAGAATTTAAATCAGCAAAAAAGCAGTCAAATTCTGAGCTGGTTAGATGATTATCTGCATTTGTGTAGAATGATAGAAAAAAGGGATATGTATAATAAAGCAGTCGAAAAAGCCCAGGAGAACCTTGCTCAAGTACTACAGGAACAAAAGATAGGTGAAGCTGGCAAAAATGATTTATTAACTGCTCAGGTAAGCTTACAGGAAGCTCAATATGTTTTAGAGGATACTAAAAAGGAGTTGGAAGAAGGTAAATTATCTTTAGCTAATGCTCTTGGTTTGAGTGGAGAGCAGACTATTAAAATTAGTAGTAATATTTCTCTAATTAGTGAAATTAAAGAAAAGGTGAATCAATTAACAGTTGAACATTTAAAACAAACCGATCTACTAAAATTAGTGGAAAATAATAGTTATGATGTTTATGCTAATTTAATTGAGAAGGAAATTTTACAACAGGAATTAGCATGGTTGAAAAAAGATAATTTACCGGAGCTTAACTTGATTGGTGGTTATAGTAATGAAGGCAATGAGTATTCTGGAGATGATATTGATGGCTATTATCTTGGCTTTAGTACTTCATATACTTTTTATGACAGTGGGGAACATGCTCTAAAACTGAAAGATAAAGAAGCTGAAATAAGCAGTAACCAGCAGGATTATCAAGATCTAATTAATAATTTGAAGGAAAAATTAAAAGAATATCTTAATACAATTGAGCTGGCTAAAATGAATTTGGAAAAACAGGAGCTGACAGTAGAAAAAAATAAACATGAATTAGCAATAGCAGAGCAGCAACTGGCTATAGGTTATATTGATTATCTGGAATATCAGGAATACTATCTTGATGCTATGGAATCAGAAGTTGAACTAGCTTCTCTAAAAGACCAGTTATTTATCAATAACTTTAAATTTGTAAATTTTATTAATTTAAGTTCTAACGACATAATAAATATTTTTACAGAATAG
- a CDS encoding TolC family protein encodes MALTKDIWDETQEEYKISKKQYDVGLLTRTEAIQYEVNMMEAEYEYLSAIANYYLAKQVLQQEMNLQSGVLEDGSAESK; translated from the coding sequence ATTGCTCTTACTAAAGATATCTGGGATGAAACCCAGGAAGAATATAAAATAAGTAAAAAACAATATGATGTTGGTCTTTTGACCAGGACAGAGGCAATACAATATGAGGTAAATATGATGGAGGCTGAATATGAGTATTTATCAGCAATAGCCAATTATTATTTAGCAAAACAGGTTTTACAACAAGAAATGAATCTACAGTCAGGGGTGTTAGAAGATGGAAGTGCTGAGAGCAAATAA
- a CDS encoding FtsX-like permease family protein — protein MKLPPVALSIYRNRKQLYFLIVIISLVSAAIFIVSVLTRYVSEVELRAWKKPLNNFSIVRPTVNVIDNYSKRELRQNNQIQSIISFKDAIVSVPGILNYEYRPIFALGKEDIEKFMKYNNLCLMEGHLPKKDTREIILSSDIIRIKKLQINDYIGNAIDKNEFLWGRFKVTGIIAGNLSLGIASLDYFKRKTGSKTSLILFTKNDIKMMNRSILRSNFPGLDFQTARTLIENYTKKNKNLIKLIWIITGILTISLTLIVGLYLSLYLQNRLKEYALFYSNGVSRSRIIIYVIKEMLLVTIVSFLSGLLLSVLFILFLKYIVFKNIIFMAKISLDELLLNMPIFIAIIFVIIYISIRNINNNRMDKLIMGV, from the coding sequence TTGAAATTACCACCAGTAGCTTTATCAATCTATCGAAATAGAAAGCAGCTATATTTTTTAATCGTTATAATTTCACTAGTTTCTGCAGCGATATTTATTGTATCTGTTCTAACGAGGTATGTTTCTGAAGTAGAATTAAGGGCCTGGAAAAAACCCTTGAATAATTTTAGTATAGTAAGACCAACAGTTAATGTTATTGACAATTATTCAAAAAGAGAGCTGCGGCAAAATAATCAAATACAAAGTATAATTTCATTTAAAGATGCTATTGTAAGTGTTCCCGGTATCTTAAATTATGAGTATCGGCCGATTTTTGCTTTGGGAAAAGAAGATATTGAAAAATTTATGAAATATAATAATTTGTGTTTAATGGAAGGACACTTGCCTAAAAAAGATACCAGAGAGATTATCTTGAGTAGTGATATTATTAGAATAAAAAAATTGCAAATTAATGATTATATTGGTAATGCAATAGATAAAAATGAATTTCTCTGGGGTAGGTTCAAAGTAACAGGAATAATTGCTGGAAATTTATCGCTAGGAATTGCTTCTTTAGACTATTTTAAACGGAAAACTGGGTCAAAAACATCGCTTATATTATTTACTAAAAATGATATAAAAATGATGAACAGAAGTATCTTAAGAAGTAATTTTCCTGGTCTGGATTTCCAGACTGCGAGGACTTTAATAGAAAATTATACTAAAAAAAATAAAAATTTAATAAAATTAATATGGATAATAACTGGTATTCTAACAATCTCATTAACTCTTATTGTTGGTTTATACTTGTCTTTATATTTACAGAATAGATTAAAAGAATATGCCTTATTTTATTCAAATGGCGTATCCAGATCCAGGATAATAATTTATGTTATTAAGGAAATGTTGCTTGTGACGATAGTTAGCTTCTTATCAGGATTATTATTATCAGTATTGTTTATTTTATTTCTTAAATATATTGTATTCAAAAATATTATTTTTATGGCCAAAATATCATTGGACGAATTACTGTTGAATATGCCAATATTTATTGCAATAATTTTTGTAATTATTTATATTTCAATTAGAAATATAAATAATAATAGGATGGATAAATTAATTATGGGGGTTTAA
- a CDS encoding ATP-binding cassette domain-containing protein has protein sequence MLYEITLHDICFARNENDKYIFKNLNIHISRDNGIIIILGSSGLGKSTLLYLLNGFLLAESGFVRVNEIEIKKGVNFDFNKFRTTMCSLMFQHYPLVNWLTCEENLLLVTANMDKINYYLDYLDVLGIKNKYPPNISFGQRQRVSLIQILLAETGIKLLDEPTSALGNDNKYNIIELIKKNSVVNNNLIIIATHDRDICGYANETYKIQNQNVKKIK, from the coding sequence ATGCTATATGAGATAACTTTACATGATATATGTTTCGCCAGAAATGAGAATGATAAATATATTTTTAAAAATTTAAATATCCATATTAGTAGGGATAACGGGATTATTATTATTTTAGGATCATCCGGGCTAGGAAAAAGTACTCTTCTTTACCTTTTAAACGGTTTTTTACTAGCAGAGAGCGGTTTTGTTCGAGTTAATGAAATTGAAATTAAAAAAGGCGTTAACTTTGATTTCAACAAATTTCGCACTACAATGTGTAGTTTAATGTTTCAACACTATCCTTTAGTCAACTGGTTAACGTGTGAGGAAAATTTGCTTTTAGTTACAGCTAATATGGATAAAATAAATTATTATTTAGATTATCTTGATGTTTTAGGGATTAAGAATAAATATCCACCTAATATATCTTTTGGACAAAGACAACGGGTTTCTTTAATTCAAATTCTTCTAGCAGAAACAGGTATTAAGCTTCTTGATGAACCGACTTCTGCGCTTGGTAATGATAATAAGTATAATATTATTGAGTTAATAAAAAAAAATAGTGTAGTTAATAATAATCTAATAATTATAGCTACTCATGATAGAGATATTTGTGGTTATGCTAATGAGACATACAAAATTCAGAATCAAAATGTAAAAAAAATAAAATAA
- a CDS encoding efflux RND transporter permease subunit, whose protein sequence is MILADLSIKRPVFITVIVAALVIVGILCYTSLTINNVPQTDLPYVTVTINENGASPAQLEANITKKVEDVVGQISGVKHISSTMTLGVSNTAVEFDMDKSPYLAVQEVKDKVASIRGELPQDIDEPVISRYDFLASPVLSIAVTGKEELKELSWLVDEVIAKKLYTIKGVGTVNIYGNTERQIQIKLRKEKLAAYGLTVQEVVNSLKSVNLEGLGGAVSNKNNEISLQIDNRVQRVTDFNDIVVARRNGVNIRVADIAEVIDGAKENSSLSFFQGKQAVGIDVIKQSGANTVQVVDGVKKELTNLKELIPEGVNVNIVQDNSVGIRNSVNDVVKSILEGCLLAILVVFLFLNEWQSTLITAITLPTVIISTFIALKVMNFSLNTMSLMALSLSIGLLVDDAIVVIENIVRHLHLGKTPVQAAKEATSEIGPAVLAATMTMVSVFLPTAMGKGFIGRYFFEFGLTVVFSVLCSLFMALTVVPMLASKLLKNRKKKRKGIFYQILNNFNQFFEKLAEKYSRFLAVVLQHRLITLSLVMVLFLASLTLLSLLGLQIDPKTDDNMLMVLADLDSGLALTKASQKAEEIEKIINKYSEVKSIYTKVEKEQISFVVNLLKKNDRKDSARLIASKMRQDLKKVPGIELAINAANDTDALKEVRISIEGDNNEALRSFAFKAKKLMSQDPHARDVSLNYKPGKPQMKLLVDNDKAADLGVNTVSVINTLHSLFEGINVGKYKTEEDSYDVRVSMQGKQQSNLASLNGLYVPGSNDQMVLLDQVTKKIFTTTDATLNRYDRNRQIELSANVTGIAADDFLNEYLNKFKNEMMVPAGISIKAGGMNATMQEGFMGLVIALAMGVLFIFMVMAAQFESFLDPLAIMFSLPLALIGAIVGLYLTGSTMGFTALIGIIMLMGLVVKTAILLIDFTIQRMKEGMGINEALIEAGQVRFRPILMTTLSTIFGMVPVALATGAGSEMRVPMAYAVIGGLFSSTLLTLFIIPVVYTLLHDLKGLFKKVISWEASKKSV, encoded by the coding sequence ATGATTTTAGCAGATCTTAGTATTAAGCGGCCTGTATTTATTACCGTTATTGTAGCAGCACTAGTTATTGTTGGTATTTTATGTTATACCAGCTTGACTATAAATAATGTGCCCCAGACAGATTTACCTTATGTTACAGTTACAATAAATGAGAATGGTGCATCTCCAGCCCAGCTAGAGGCAAACATTACCAAGAAAGTCGAGGATGTTGTCGGGCAGATCTCTGGTGTTAAACATATTAGTTCTACAATGACTCTAGGTGTTTCCAATACTGCAGTGGAATTTGACATGGATAAATCACCTTATCTTGCAGTTCAGGAGGTCAAAGATAAAGTTGCTAGTATTAGAGGTGAGCTACCACAGGATATTGATGAACCGGTAATTAGTAGATATGATTTTTTAGCAAGCCCTGTACTTTCTATTGCAGTAACTGGAAAGGAAGAGCTTAAAGAGCTTTCCTGGCTTGTTGATGAAGTAATCGCCAAAAAACTTTATACAATTAAAGGTGTGGGGACAGTAAATATCTATGGTAATACTGAACGTCAGATTCAAATTAAACTGCGCAAAGAGAAGCTAGCTGCCTATGGTTTAACTGTACAGGAAGTGGTCAATAGTCTGAAAAGCGTTAATCTAGAGGGCCTGGGAGGGGCTGTTTCCAATAAGAATAATGAGATTTCCTTGCAAATAGACAATAGAGTCCAAAGAGTTACCGATTTTAATGATATTGTGGTAGCAAGAAGAAATGGTGTTAACATACGGGTTGCCGATATTGCAGAGGTAATTGATGGAGCTAAGGAGAACAGCAGTCTATCATTTTTCCAGGGAAAGCAGGCTGTCGGTATTGATGTTATCAAGCAATCTGGCGCTAATACTGTGCAAGTTGTTGATGGCGTTAAAAAGGAACTGACTAATCTTAAAGAGCTTATTCCCGAAGGGGTCAATGTTAATATTGTACAGGATAATTCAGTAGGTATTCGTAATTCGGTGAATGATGTGGTCAAAAGTATTCTGGAAGGGTGTCTGCTGGCAATTCTGGTTGTTTTCCTTTTTTTAAATGAATGGCAGAGTACTTTGATTACTGCTATTACCCTCCCAACAGTAATAATCAGTACCTTTATTGCTCTTAAAGTTATGAACTTTTCACTTAATACAATGTCTTTAATGGCTCTGTCATTATCAATAGGCTTACTTGTAGATGATGCAATTGTTGTTATAGAAAATATTGTCCGCCACTTGCATCTAGGCAAAACCCCGGTTCAGGCAGCAAAAGAAGCCACCTCCGAAATAGGGCCGGCTGTGCTGGCAGCAACAATGACTATGGTATCTGTATTTCTACCTACAGCAATGGGGAAGGGTTTTATCGGAAGATATTTTTTTGAATTTGGACTTACGGTAGTTTTTAGTGTATTATGCTCATTATTTATGGCATTGACCGTTGTACCTATGTTGGCATCCAAGTTGCTTAAAAATAGAAAGAAGAAAAGAAAAGGTATTTTTTACCAAATTTTAAATAATTTTAATCAGTTCTTCGAAAAATTAGCTGAGAAGTATTCTCGATTTCTGGCTGTTGTTCTCCAGCATAGATTGATTACTCTTTCTCTGGTAATGGTACTTTTTTTAGCGAGTCTAACTTTGCTTTCTTTACTAGGGCTGCAGATTGATCCCAAAACTGACGATAATATGCTTATGGTTCTGGCAGATCTTGATTCCGGACTGGCTTTAACTAAAGCCAGCCAGAAGGCAGAGGAAATTGAAAAAATCATTAACAAATATTCTGAAGTGAAATCGATTTATACGAAAGTGGAAAAAGAACAGATATCTTTTGTGGTTAATCTGCTTAAGAAAAACGATAGGAAAGATAGTGCCAGGCTTATTGCCTCTAAAATGCGTCAGGATTTAAAAAAGGTACCAGGTATTGAACTGGCTATAAATGCTGCAAATGATACTGATGCTCTCAAGGAAGTACGTATCAGTATCGAGGGTGATAACAATGAAGCACTTAGAAGTTTTGCCTTTAAAGCTAAAAAGCTGATGAGTCAGGATCCCCACGCCAGGGATGTCAGTCTTAACTATAAACCGGGGAAACCGCAAATGAAATTACTGGTTGATAATGATAAGGCAGCAGATTTAGGGGTAAACACGGTTTCAGTAATAAATACTTTACACAGCTTATTTGAAGGAATTAATGTAGGAAAATACAAGACTGAAGAAGATAGTTATGATGTTCGGGTATCTATGCAGGGGAAACAGCAGAGTAACCTTGCTAGTCTTAATGGCCTTTATGTTCCTGGTTCCAATGATCAGATGGTTCTCCTGGACCAGGTTACTAAAAAGATTTTTACTACGACAGATGCTACATTAAATAGATATGACCGGAACAGGCAAATAGAACTATCTGCTAATGTTACTGGTATAGCTGCAGATGATTTTTTAAACGAATATCTAAATAAGTTTAAAAATGAGATGATGGTTCCGGCAGGTATAAGTATTAAAGCGGGTGGAATGAATGCTACTATGCAGGAGGGTTTTATGGGCCTGGTGATTGCTTTAGCTATGGGGGTTCTTTTTATTTTTATGGTCATGGCTGCCCAGTTTGAAAGTTTTTTGGACCCGCTGGCTATTATGTTTTCTCTGCCGCTGGCCCTAATAGGAGCAATAGTAGGGCTATATCTTACAGGTAGTACAATGGGTTTTACGGCCTTAATTGGTATAATTATGTTAATGGGGCTGGTTGTAAAAACTGCTATCCTATTAATTGATTTTACTATTCAGAGAATGAAAGAAGGTATGGGGATAAATGAGGCTTTGATAGAGGCCGGGCAGGTTAGATTCCGTCCTATTTTAATGACTACTTTGTCAACAATCTTTGGTATGGTTCCTGTGGCCTTAGCTACAGGCGCTGGTTCTGAAATGCGGGTACCAATGGCTTATGCAGTTATTGGAGGACTATTTAGTTCTACCTTATTAACTTTGTTTATAATACCTGTAGTCTACACCTTGCTCCATGATTTAAAAGGATTATTTAAAAAAGTAATTTCCTGGGAAGCGTCGAAAAAATCGGTTTAG